Proteins from a genomic interval of Lolium perenne isolate Kyuss_39 chromosome 1, Kyuss_2.0, whole genome shotgun sequence:
- the LOC127326088 gene encoding serine/threonine protein kinase OSK1: MDAGGRDANPLAGYRIGKTLGIGSFGKVKIAEHIITGHKVAIKILNRRKIKSMEMEEKVKREIKILRLFMHPHIIRLYEVIDTPADIYVVMEYVKSGELFDYIVEKGRLQEEEARRFFQQIISGVEYCHRNMVVHRDLKPENLLLDSKCNVKIADFGLSNVMRDGHFLKTSCGSPNYAAPEVISGKLYAGPEVDVWSCGVILYALLCGTLPFDDENIPNLFKKIKGGIYTLPSHLSPLARDLIPRMLVVDPMKRITIREIREHSWFKARLPRYLAVPPPDTAQQVKKLDDETLNDVIKMGFDKNQLTESLQKRLQNEATVAYYLLLDNKLRTTSGYLGAEYQESMDSSFSQVSPETPSSASEARQFGSPAFGLRQHFAAERKWALGLQSRAHPREIITEVLKALQELNVCWKKIGHYNMKCRWNPGFVESMMHNNHGFGSESAIIETDDLSERSAHIVKFEIQLYKTRDEKYLLDLQRVSGPQLLFLDLCSAFLTQLRVL, from the exons ATGGACGCAGGAGGCAGAGACGCGAACCCGCTGGCCGGGTACCGCATCGGCAAAACCCTCGGGATCGGCTCCTTCGGCAAGGTCAAGATCGCCGAGCACATCATCACGGGACACAAGGTGGCTATCAAGATCCTCAACCGCCGCAAGATCAAGAGCATGGAGATGGAAGAGAAAG TGAAAAGAGAGATCAAGATACTAAGATTATTTATGCATCCTCACATCATACGGCTTTATGAGGTGATAGATACGCCAGCTGATATTTATGTGGTTATGGAGTACGTTAAATCTGGAGAGTTGTTCGATTACATTGTTGAGAAGGGGAGGTTGCAAGAGGAAGAAGCTCGTCGCTTTTTCCAGCAA ATTATATCTGGTGTGGAATATTGCCATAGAAACATGGTGGTTCATCGTGATTTGAAGCCAGAGAACCTTCTGTTGGATTCAAAATGTAATGTTAAGATTGCAGATTTTGGCTTAAGTAATGTTATGCGTGATGGCCATTTTCTCAAGACTAGTTGTGGTAGCCCAAATTATGCAGCACCCGAG GTGATATCTGGTAAACTGTACGCTGGTCCTGAAGTTGATGTTTGGAGCTGTGGTGTTATTCTCTATGCACTTCTTTGCGGCACTCTtccatttgatgatgagaatatacCAAACCTTTTTAAGAAAATAAAG GGTGGGATATATACCCTTCCTAGTCACTTGTCTCCTTTAGCAAGAGATTTGATCCCCAGGATGCTGGTAGTTGATCCTATGAAGAGAATCACCATACGTGAAATCCGTGAACACTCATGGTTCAAAGCTAGACTTCCGCGCTATTTGGCTGTGCCTCCCCCAGACACTGCACAACAAGTTAAAAAG CTGGACGATGAAACTCTGAATGATGTTATCAAAATGGGATTTGATAAGAATCAGCTAACTGAATCTCTTCAAAAGAGATTGCAAAATGAG GCGACCGTTGCATATTATTTACTCTTGGACAATAAGCTTCGTACAACCAGCGGCTACCTTGGTGCTGAGTATCAAGAATCAATG GACTCATCTTTCTCTCAAGTTTCACCTGAAACACCAAGTTCTGCATCTGAAGCTCGGCAGTTTGGCTCTCCAGCTTTTGGCTTGAGGCAACATTTTGCAGCTGAGAGGAAATGGGCCCTTGGTCTTCAG TCTCGAGCACATCCGCGAGAAATTATAACTGAAGTGCTCAAAGCTCTGCAAGAGCTAAATGTTTGCTGGAAGAAGATTGGGCACTATAACATGAAGTGTAGGTGGAATCCTGGCTTTGTTGAGAGTATGATGCATAATAACCATGGCTTTGGGTCGGAGTCTGCTATAATTGAAACTGATGACCTCAGTGAAAGATCAGCCCACATCGTGAAGTTTGAAATTCAG CTATACAAAACAAGGGATGAGAAGTATCTTCTGGACTTGCAAAGGGTCAGTGGGCCACAGCTTCTCTTTCTGGACTTGTGTTCTGCCTTTTTAACTCAGCTGAGAGTCCTTTGA
- the LOC127326078 gene encoding WD repeat-containing protein 55: protein MEALHDETPFDLDFHPSAPLVVTSLINGELHLFRYADGLQPERLFAVKAHKESCRAVRFVDSGTVILTGSADSSILASDVETGKAIARLEDAHDNAINRVVCLTETTVASGDDEGCIKVWDTRQRSCCNTFHRHEDYISDMIYVAGSNQILATSGDGTLSVNNLRGGRVKAQSEFSEDELLSLVIMKNGQKVVCGTPSGAILLYSWGHFKDCSDRFLGHSHSVDTLLKLDEETLISGAADGVIRLVSILPNQIKQPLAEHSEYPIEAIGFSHDRKYLGSVSHDKILKLWDMEELLAGPQLDNHNELPEAAAAAEHDELPEANVAVDHNEVAVADSDDDGMDVDMEPSSSTASKSKKKGKGKRLNGFQPDFFADL from the exons ATGGAGGCCCTTCACGACGAGACGcccttcgacctcgacttccACCCCTCCGCCCCCCTCGTCGTCACCTCCCTCATCAACGGCGAGCTCCACCT TTTCCGCTACGCCGACGGGTTGCAGCCCGAGAG GTTGTTTGCGGTAAAAGCTCACAAGGAGTCGTGTAGAGCTGTTCGTTTTGTGGACTCAGGAACTG TGATTCTGACGGGATCTGCTGATAGCTCCATTCTTGCTTCTGATGTAGAAACAGGCAAAGCTATTGCCCGTCTGGAGGATGCACATGA TAATGCAATAAACCGCGTTGTCTGTCTTACTGAAACTACAGTTGCTTCAGGCGATGATGAGGGTTGCATTAAG GTGTGGGATACTAGGCAACGATCTTGCTGCAATACTTTTCATCGCCATGAAGATTACATATCAGATATGATCTATGTAGCTGGCTCAAATCAAATATTGGCAACAAG TGGTGACGGGACTTTATCTGTCAACAATCTTCGTGGTGGCAGG GTAAAGGCACAATCTGAATTTTCTGAAGATGAATTGTTATCCTTGGTGATAATGAAG AATGGTCAAAAAGTTGTTTGTGGAACTCCGAGTGGAGCTATATTGTTGTATTCGTGGGGACATTTTAAGGACTGCAG TGACCGCTTTCTGGGGCACTCACATTCTGTCGATACACTGCTAAAG CTGGATGAAGAAACTCTGATATCTGGTGCAGCAGATGGTGTGATCAG ATTAGTGAGTATCTTACCTAATCAGATAAAACAGCCACTAGCTGAGCATTCAGAATATCCAATTGAGGCGATCG GTTTCTCACATGACAGGAAGTATCTAGGCAGTGTTTCACATGACAAGATACTAAAG CTCTGGGACATGGAAGAACTGTTGGCAGGTCCGCAATTAGATAATCACAATGAATTGCCTGAAGCTGCAGCTGCCGCCGAGCACGATGAATTACCCGAAGCCAACGTTGCCGTGGATCACAACGAAGTGGCTGTAGCTGATAGCGACGACGATGGGATGGATGTAGACATGGAGCCAAGCTCTTCAACCG CGTCAAAGAGCAAGAAGAAAGGCAAGGGCAAGCGTCTGAATGGATTCCAACCAGACTTCTTTGCAGATTTGTAG
- the LOC127326094 gene encoding heat stress transcription factor A-4d, translating to MDGSQSQGGGAPPPFLIKTYEMVEDRSTNRVVSWGAGGASFVVWNPPDFSRDLLPKYFKHNNFSSFIRQLNTYGFRKVDPERWEFANEEFIRGHMHLLKNIHRRKPVHSHSPQNQVNGQLADAERREFEDEITRLKQEKGVLLADLQRQAQQQCEITWVMQSLEERLAAMEQRQLNIVASVRDILQRQRGDVSGSALLETDHFSNCKKRRVPKIDFFAKEPMVEEQQVPYLQTTVDETPSMFAVRPVNAEPFEKMELALASLESLIQRAGDYASSQDMYGSVASPALAVGDLQTASMATSVDLQPPATLDPSSPPGLLESPGYVQSPMLQLADIHQDTSKTMTEVDTNSEVSTTDTSQDEIMTAETGVSQEPAVVNDLFWGRFLTETPEFYRTRFESYDADCKTETAEPKDDETIGINCNWFNRRVHVEQITEQMEHLASEEKT from the exons ATGGATGGCTCCCAGTCGCAGGGCGGCGGTGCGCCGCCGCCGTTCCTCATCAAGACCTACGAGATGGTGGAGGACCGCTCGACCAACCGCGTCGTCTCCTGGGGCGCCGGCGGCGCCAGCTTCGTCGTCTGGAACCCGCCCGACTTCTCGCGGGACCTGCTGCCAAAGTACTTCAAGCACAACAACTTCTCCAGCTTCATCAGGCAGCTCAACACCTAT GGTTTTAGAAAAGTCGACCCGGAGCGGTGGGAGTTCGCCAACGAGGAGTTCATAAGGGGGCACATGCACCTCCTCAAGAACATCCATCGGCGCAAGCCCGTGCACAGCCACTCGCCGCAGAACCAAGTGAACGGGCAACTGGCAGATGCAGAGAGGCGCGAGTTCGAGGACGAGATCACCAGGCTCAAGCAGGAGAAGGGCGTGCTTCTGGCAGACCTGCAGAGGCAGGCTCAGCAGCAGTGTGAGATCACCTGGGTGATGCAGTCGCTGGAGGAGAGGCTGGCGGCGATGGAGCAACGTCAGCTCAACATCGTAGCTTCCGTTCGCGACATCCTGCAGCGGCAACGGGGCGATGTTTCAGGGTCTGCTCTGCTGGAAACAGACCATTTCAGCAATTGCAAGAAGAGGAGGGTTCCCAAGATCGATTTTTTCGCCAAGGAACCCATGGTGGAGGAACAGCAGGTGCCGTATCTTCAGACAACCGTTGATGAAACACCAAGCATGTTCGCCGTGCGGCCCGTAAATGCCGAGCCGTTTGAGAAGATGGAGCTGGCCTTGGCTTCCCTGGAGAGCCTCATCCAGAGGGCAGGCGACTATGCATCTTCGCAAGACATGTACGGCAGTGTTGCCAGCCCTGCTCTAGCTGTTGGAGATTTGCAGACAGCATCAATGGCGACCAGCGTAGATCTTCAGCCACCAGCCACTCTGGACCCCTCTTCACCTCCAGGGTTGCTAGAATCACCAGGTTATGTCCAGAGCCCAATGCTACAGTTAGCAGATATTCACCAAGATACCAGCAAGACGATGACTGAGGTTGATACCAACTCAGAGGTAAGCACCACTGACACTTCACAAGATGAGATCATGACCGCCGAAACAGGAGTTTCCCAAGAACCAGCTGTGGTAAACGATCTATTCTGGGGGAGGTTCCTCACAGAAACTCCGGAATTTTATCGTACCCGCTTTGAAAGCTATGATGCTGATTGCAAAACAGAGACAGCTGAACCCAAGGATGATGAAACAATAGGCATCAACTGCAACTGGTTTAATCGCCGGGTACATGTTGAACAGATCACCGAGCAGATGGAGCACCTTGCCTCAGAAGAGAAAACCTGA